The nucleotide sequence tagtgagagagtgagagaggagAAGCTGCCTGTCAAGTGTGTGTCAACCATTGACCCATCCCAATGCCAGAGGTTCGTAGTCTGCAGTTATGGCTTATGCAGTAGCAACTGAATAACTTTAACTTAATGTAACAGAATACAAATGACTCTGTATAATTAGTTTCTTAAATGGCAGTGATATATTTATCAAGTTACCCAATTTGCTTACATCTAGCTCttagacttatgccccgtacacacaatcggattggatgttttttccgactgaattccgctcaagcttggcttgcatacacacagtaacacaaaagttctctgaactttcatctgtcgagaacgcggtgacgtacaacactacagcgagccgagaaaattaagtttaatgcttccgagcatgcgtcaaattgtttccgagcatgcgtcggcatTTTGTGCGTtgaaattgctacagacgatcggattttccaataggatttttttccgtaggaaaatttgagaaccagctctcaatattttgttggcggaaattccgacggcaaaagtccgatggagaatacacacggtcggaatttccattcaaatgctcacatctgactttttctttcagaatttccaatcgtgtgtacggggcattagaccttCAAGGTCGAGGTATAAAATCAGGGTTAGACAGACAGTAATGTATTTAtggttttgtttacatttatacACATACAACAATCTATTCAACCAGCAACATGGTCATACCATGGTCAGAGCGCTTACCTTAGCCCAACAGGGCAGTAGCTCAGAGCGGTGTAAAGTTGTCCTCTCCCAAACCGCGTGTCAGCTTGTATGGGCGTCTGTTGTGAACCAGGCTGGTCTTCACAAAAATGGATGCCTCCAAACGAGTCCCAAGCGTCCACAGGTCCAATCCAGGGAAGAAAGTAAAGGTTCCAAATCGTGAAGTACGTTttgccaaaaatatttattttaaaaggctTACATAAAGCAGAAAAGGTTTAAAAATTGCAATCCTAAGATCTGGTGTAGCTGTAGCACAGacagacgtcacttccggtcacatggGTACCTAATTCCTTACATGtatcgtcacgtcacgtgacttcatcagaggagtATAATTGGTGGGGAGCTACACATCTATATATATTGAGAAAACAGAAAGTCAATCAGCGGCCTTTTTGGAAAATATATGTCGCTAGTGccgcggcggccatcttgttgGTGGGAAACAATTCAATGTGCCTGGTGACTTGTCACTCTCCCTAAGGGTGGCCATAATGTTGGAAGGAATGTTTTCCTAATATTATTTCACTATTTAGGCTGTCTTTCCAAATTCAGCCGCTAGGATAACATTCCTTCCAACATTATGGCCGCCCTTAGGGAGAGTGACAAGTCACTAGGCACATTGAATTGTTTCCCACcaacaagatggccgccgcggCACTAGCGACATATATTTTCCAAAATGGCTGCTGATTGACTTCCTGTTTTCTCAATATATATAGAAGTGTAGCTCCCCACCAATTATactcctctgatgaagtcacgtgacgtgacgataCATGTAAGGAATTAGGTAcccacgtgaccggaagtgacatccGTCCGTGCTACAGCTACACCAGATCTTAggatttcaattttatttttaaacctttTCTGCTTTATGTAagccttttaaaataaatatttttggcaaAACGTACTTCACGATTTGGAACCTTTACATTCTTCCCTGGATTGGACCTGTGGACGCTTGGGACTCGTTTGGAGGCATCCATTTTTGTAAAGACCAGCCTGGTTCACAACAGACGCCCATACAAGCTGACACGCCGTTTGGGAGAGGACAACTTTAAACCGCTCTGAGCTACTGCCCTGTTGGgctaaggtaagcgctctgtgagcccagtatCAGGAAGGAAGAAGATCATCCATTATAGGAATCATTTTGAGCATATGAAGTACATATGAATATATGAAGTACACCGGTTTATGAACTTTACCTCTATGAATTGTTTCTTGCTTATATATCATTGGATCCCATAAGCATCATCTCTCATTCATTAGTAACTTGAACTTCATTGTTGCATTAGCACTTTATTAGCACTGTGCACACCAGCACATATTAGGCAGGATTGCCTATTCAGCACACTTAATTTTGCTCATTGCTCcagcatttattttgttttgtatttttattctttgattcgctgtcattattttgatTCGCTGGCATTTTATTCTTGATTATTTATTTAGCACCGTCATCACCTTttctatttattaatatttttattattaatatatttattaatatatttatttatacggCATTGATCACTCTAATTAGTTTAgcatattatatttatttgcgctcatcactttccTTTATTTATGGAATTGATATGTATACATTATATTGTcataagtattgggacacctgccgtaaagactgggatgccattaaagttcatgtgtgtctgTAATTAATGTCTGTAATGATGCAAGAGGAAGCTGTGTCCTGTACAGCAGTAGAAATGTTTATTTTCCACCTCGTCTTGGCAATCTCTctctgggaaatgcagttcaaAAACTCTCGATTACAGTAGACTACAGTTCCCACAGTACAGTGCTGCCCGACTTAGTCCATTAACCAGTTCAACATCACAGGGCAGGAATCGCAGGGAGTAGCTGCAGCCAGTTTTACTCTCACTTTCCACTCTtagccaagcacctggctacatTTGTGTATACTGCATGGGATATGGTATATTGACTTGTCTTCGGGGCTGTTTTCGCTGTCCTTTTTAATAAGTCAATAAAATATTATTACTATTGTTACTCTGTGTTATTTTTCACATTTGAAATTTTCCGAAACTTTCTCTTAAAGGCTGACTTAACATCTTTATTCTTCAAACTGTAAATCAGGGGGTTTAATATCGGAACACCAGTGGTGTTAAAGAGAGAAGAAAGTTTATTGGAACCCAGTGTAATATATTCAACTGGTCTGAAGTATTGGTAAGACAAGGTGCCATAAAGAAGAATGATGACTGTGAGATGTGAGGAACATGTGTAGAAGGCTTTCCACCTCCCCTTGCTGGAACGTATTCTCAGTATGCTTcttataataaaaacatatgaTATAAAAGTGAGACTAAATGGAACAAATGCTGACAGGAACACTCCTTCAATTAGCACATAAAGTTGCAAAGCAGAGGTGTCACTGCAGGATAGTTTCATTAATGGTACAAGGTCACAGAAGAAATGGTTGACCTCCAATGATGTGTAACAGGAAATGGATGATATTTTCAAAGCACAAGGCATGATATCTAAGAAACCCAAAACCCAACAGACACCAGCCAGACCACAGCAGACTTTGCGGCTTATAATTACCTGGTAACGTAAAGGGTTGCAGACAGCCACATAGCGGTCATAACCCATTGCTGTCAGAATTAGCACTTCATTACATGTGAATGATAAAAAGAAGAACATCTGCATCACACAACCAACAAACGAAACCGATTTATCTCCAGTGATAAATGTAATAAGAGGTTTGTGGAGAGTTATTGTTGAGCAGCAGACATCAAGGATAGACAGATTGGCCAGGAAGAAATACATTGGAGTGTGAAGGTGGCGATCTGTGGAGATCAGTAGAAATATGGTCATATTACCTCCTACAATGATGAGATAAATCAGCAGGACCAACAAAAAAATTGGAAGCTGTAATGCTGGGACATCAGAAATCCCTTTAATGATAAAATATGTCATCACTGTTTTGTTGGATTCTTCCATAGTATAGAATTTTCCAAAATTATACAAATCAAAATGATTTATGATGGTAGTCTACTGTGTCATATTAGGCTGCCAATGTGTAGCTGAACCCCAGGCAAACATAAAAACACTGTCACGTATTGTGCTTGGAGGTGGACCCCTTGTGTCTCCCATGGGTGGTGCAGGCTCAACTACAGATGTGACAGCCAACAGAAGTCTAGGCTTCACCAGGGCATCCTTCACAGGACTCCCCAAGGGAGCAAACCCTGTAGAAACAGAAGATGAGGCACTAAGTTATCAGTCAAGTTATCAGTCAAATGTGCAGTCAACAACAAAACAAAGGTCAGGGCTGGGCTGGCTGCAGACAGACAAAAAGCAGAGTCTCAACCAGGGAATCAGCAGGGTAGCCAGAATCAGTGGTGAGGATACCAGAATAAGGGTACCAAACACCAGATGCAGGAATGTACTAAATGAAGGAACAGGATTCAGAGGAAACACCAGGTCTCAAGAACACCAGGAACAGTTTTAGTCAGGCATTGTGCTGAAGCTAAAGCTTAATATATCATTTACATTTTCTACATGTGCACATGGAATGTTCCAAATGATCAGTTATAACTTAAAGAGAATGCTACTCCAACATTTCATCTCCCAGATGAGTCTGTTGTacaagtggcggctggtgttttttggttggggggcagcaaacaaccacCCCATGCCTAGGTAGGTCAGTCGGTGGTCGGGTCACCCGCACCCCCACCCTCAGGTCGGTCATcaagcccggcacttaccccatctaggttgtgGGCGGGCAggttgcaggctcctatgggCGATGGGCGGGCTGCGGGCTCCGACAGGTGGCAGGCAGTGGTGGGCAGTGGCTCTTATGTGCATCACAGCGGCTTCCGCCGTgcgtctccttcctcctccttctaggcgtccaataggaacacctgtcctttcagcctatcgggtgacgggtctcaaGATCCCCATCCAGAAGGAGGATCAGTGTGGCAATAGCGAATGTTCATTCGCTattatcacacaactgggtgggctctgcGCTCCGAGACCActatttttgaagcctattagagctcaAGCAGTGAAAGGGATACATTGGCTGCTTGTAGGACTTCCTATGTGATTTGCTTTTTCACTTAACCTTTTGTGGACTCACTGAAtttttttgtgtgatttatatTCAGTCAAGGGTGGTTCAATTGAATCATCACCAGTTATATTTTTATCTCATCACCAGTTATTGTGTTTATCACTGTTATCAGCACAGGTTGTTAGCTGTACTCACATTAGTTGATATTAGCGCTATCATCATTTTATTATTGTCTCTTTATTGTGCTCCTGCATGGTTACCCTATCACATACAACCCTGGTTAAGACTaaaaggggttaatttactgaAGGTAACCAGACTGTGTACTTGCACAGGTGCAGTTTTACTCTGCAAGTGCATGTGCTCCAGTGCttagcaaaaatagatccccactagtgacaatagatctcccagcaagcatcaatagaccctccagcacaccccattACTCTTTGCTGGAGgcgccggaactgcgttcccccgcattcctgctgaaaaaaagccctggctgtcaccctataacaggaagtgcctgaaggaGACTCTTTATGGTTGGAGCGGTGGGGTATTATGTTTAATGAAAGTTGCAGATTTAGAAATATTAAAAATAACTGTTGAAATTACAATACAACAAGCTTGCATGAGATTTTAGTGACTGGGTATACATTTACATATTTAAGAAAACCTGAAAATCTGCTGGTCTTCTTCTGAAAATGTTGTCACCTGATTTGATCATCTTACTTCAGGACTCAAAACAGATATATAGATCAGGGGTGCTCAAAAatagttttgcatggaaatttggcgtttttatattcttaggaataacacacttaaatctgtccaaacaagagtctagtagacatcctgggtatgataaagtttgaaacacaaaattataatttataatataataaataatta is from Rana temporaria chromosome 9, aRanTem1.1, whole genome shotgun sequence and encodes:
- the LOC120914419 gene encoding olfactory receptor 5V1-like, whose product is MEESNKTVMTYFIIKGISDVPALQLPIFLLVLLIYLIIVGGNMTIFLLISTDRHLHTPMYFFLANLSILDVCCSTITLHKPLITFITGDKSVSFVGCVMQMFFFLSFTCNEVLILTAMGYDRYVAVCNPLRYQVIISRKVCCGLAGVCWVLGFLDIMPCALKISSISCYTSLEVNHFFCDLVPLMKLSCSDTSALQLYVLIEGVFLSAFVPFSLTFISYVFIIRSILRIRSSKGRWKAFYTCSSHLTVIILLYGTLSYQYFRPVEYITLGSNKLSSLFNTTGVPILNPLIYSLKNKDVKSAFKRKFRKISNVKNNTE